In a single window of the Gemmatimonadota bacterium genome:
- a CDS encoding GNAT family N-acetyltransferase produces MSDKQDTNRIEPLETNHHAGILAVVENLPEWFDETARTRSIPTDLRHQTGFVAVSDQRVIGFITLYIAEGRMHIGWLAVDRSVQRQGIGSRLLDAAEAKSRELRIDELATYTLGESVAYQPYELTRRFYWKHGFRVYKQSRTDNPGCPEEIWISKQIRP; encoded by the coding sequence ATGAGTGACAAACAGGACACGAACCGAATCGAACCCCTTGAGACGAATCACCATGCTGGGATTCTCGCCGTCGTAGAGAACCTTCCCGAATGGTTTGACGAAACCGCTAGAACCAGGTCTATCCCCACCGACCTACGGCATCAAACCGGATTTGTGGCCGTCTCAGATCAAAGGGTGATCGGGTTTATTACCCTGTACATCGCAGAGGGTCGGATGCATATCGGCTGGCTTGCGGTCGACAGGTCAGTCCAAAGGCAGGGTATTGGAAGCCGGCTTCTGGACGCCGCCGAAGCGAAGTCTCGTGAACTGCGAATAGACGAACTAGCGACGTACACACTGGGCGAAAGTGTCGCGTACCAACCCTACGAATTGACCAGACGATTTTACTGGAAACACGGATTCAGGGTGTACAAGCAATCCAGGACGGACAACCCCGGATGCCCTGAGGAAATATGGATTTCAAAACAGATCAGACCATGA